A single genomic interval of Symphalangus syndactylus isolate Jambi chromosome 18, NHGRI_mSymSyn1-v2.1_pri, whole genome shotgun sequence harbors:
- the LOC129467429 gene encoding proline-rich protein HaeIII subfamily 1-like produces the protein MKHQPERDRPDWPRSFKPPLSPEKGTRASGPQTSAPSPRDPGLHTPPCSPRRGRTGRPTQEVCPAPGPCAQPASTCPPPPTGEKQPRPHGFRCSHGSKRAPALPGAPARRPPAHIPAQPRWPRLQPVAKRRARPVPRGLPGAPKQAALTPGRRPLTPAAFAPKASRDEQMLGEYVASFPEATQLTSKLGLEKCFRQQVTDSTTICQRGLIEETGPARQISDLC, from the exons ATGAAGCACCAG CCTGAGAGGGATCGGCCCGATTGGCCACGCTCCTTCAAACCACCACTTTCCCCCGAAAAAGGGACGAGAGCCTCAGGTCCCCAAACGAGCGCTCCCTCGCCCAGAGACCCCGGCTTGCACACCCCGCCCTGTTCCCCGCGGCGCGGGAGGACAGGCCGCCCCACACAGGAAGTGTGTCCTGCGCCGGGACCTTGCGCCCAGCCCGCCAGTACCTGCCCTCCGCCCCCAACAGGCGAGAAGCAGCCGCGTCCACATGGCTTCAGGTGTTCACATGGCAGTAAACGGGCCCCTGCCCTCCCGGGCGCCCCAGCGCGGCGCCCTCCTGCCCACATCCCGGCCCAGCCCCGCTGGCCTCGCCTCCAGCCCGTAGCCAAGAGGCGAGCGCGGCCGGTGCCCCGGGGGCTGCCAGGGGCCCCGAAGCAGGCAGCGCTGACTCCTGGACGCCGCCCGCTCACACCCGCCGCCTTTGCACCCAAGGCCTCGCGCGACGAGCAG ATGTTAGGGGAGTATGTGGCTTCCTTTCCTGAAGCAACCCAACTTACAAGTAAATTGGGATTGGAAAAGTGCTTCCGGCAGCAG GTCACTGATTCCACTACCATCTGTCAGCGTGGATTGATTGAGGAGACTGGCCCTGCTCGGCAGATCAGTGACTTGTGCTAA